A window of [Ruminococcus] lactaris ATCC 29176 genomic DNA:
CCAACAGGAAGGGAGATGCGGAAATGATTTACTTGGATAATGCGGCAACTACGATGCGGAAACCACCACAGGTAGTGCAGGCTGTGGTGAAAGCACTGGAATCAATAGGAAATGCAGGAAGAGGGGCATATCATGCGTCTTTGGATGCATCCCGGATCATCTATGATACAAGAGTAAAACTGGTAGAGTTTTTTGGCGGAGACCATGCGGAGCAGGTCGCGTTTACTGCAAATTCAACAGAAAGCCTGAATCTTGCCATCAAAGGACTCTTTTATCCGGGCGATCATATTATCACAACGGCACTGGAACATAACTCGGTTCTGCGTCCCCTGTATGAAATGGAAGAAAAAGGAACAGAACTGACAATTCTGAAGAGTGATGAAAAGGGATGCATTTCTTATGAAGAGATGGAAAATGCGATCCGTGAAAATACCCGGGCGATCATCTGCACGCATGGCTCAAATGTGACCGGGAATCTGCTGGATCTGACGAAAATCGGAAAAATAGCAAAGATGCATGGACTGCTCTTTATCGTGGATGCTTCTCAGACAGCGGGAGTATTTCCAATCAACGTAAAGCAGATGCAGATCGATGTTCTCTGCTTTACCGGTCATAAAGGACTGCTTGGACCGCAGGGAACAGGTGGACTTTATGTAAAAAAGGGGATTGAGATCCGTCCGTTGAAAAGTGGCGGAAGTGGAGTACAGTCATATAGTAAAAGGCATCCCCGGCAGATGCCCACTGCCTTGGAGGCAGGGACATTAAATGCACATGGGATCGCAGGTCTGCACGCAGCACTGGATTATCTGACGGAAACCGGGATTGATACGATCCGCGAAAAAGAACAGGCATTGATGTGGGAATTTTATGAAAAAGTCAGAAAAATTCCAGGGGTGATCGTATATGGCGATTTTTCCGGGAAAGAACGCTGTCCCATCGTGACGCTTAATTTTGAGGATGTTGATTCGGCAGAACTCAGTGATGCCTTATTCACAGAGTATGGGATTTCAACAAGACCGGGAGTTCACTGTGCACCGCTCATGCATGAGGCA
This region includes:
- a CDS encoding aminotransferase class V-fold PLP-dependent enzyme; this translates as MIYLDNAATTMRKPPQVVQAVVKALESIGNAGRGAYHASLDASRIIYDTRVKLVEFFGGDHAEQVAFTANSTESLNLAIKGLFYPGDHIITTALEHNSVLRPLYEMEEKGTELTILKSDEKGCISYEEMENAIRENTRAIICTHGSNVTGNLLDLTKIGKIAKMHGLLFIVDASQTAGVFPINVKQMQIDVLCFTGHKGLLGPQGTGGLYVKKGIEIRPLKSGGSGVQSYSKRHPRQMPTALEAGTLNAHGIAGLHAALDYLTETGIDTIREKEQALMWEFYEKVRKIPGVIVYGDFSGKERCPIVTLNFEDVDSAELSDALFTEYGISTRPGVHCAPLMHEALGTVEQGAVRFSFSHYNTEKEILTAVEALKELAEL